The Equus quagga isolate Etosha38 chromosome 2, UCLA_HA_Equagga_1.0, whole genome shotgun sequence genome has a window encoding:
- the ADRA2A gene encoding alpha-2A adrenergic receptor, translated as MFRQEQPLAEGSFAPMGSLQPDAGNGSWNGTEAPGGGTRATPYSLQVTLTLVCLAGLLMLLTVFGNVLVIIAVFTSRALKAPQNLFLVSLASADILVATLVIPFSLANEVMGYWYFGKAWCEIYLALDVLFCTSSIAHLCAISLDRYWSITQAIEYNLKRTPRRIKTIIITLWVISAVISFPPLISIKKKGGGGDQQPAEPRCEINDQKWYVISSCICSFFAPCLIMILVYVRIYQIAKRRTRVPPSRRGPDAAAAPPGGAERRPNGLGPERGVGPVGAEVEPLPAQLNGAPGEPAPSGPRDTDALDLEESSSSEHAERPPGPRRSDRGPRAKGKARASQVKPGDSVPRRGPGATGPGAQAAGPGEERSGGAKASRWRGRQNREKRFTFVLAVVIGVFVVCWFPFFFTYTLTAVGCSVPRTLFKFFFWFGYCNSSLNPVIYTIFNHDFRRAFKKILCRGDRKRIV; from the coding sequence ATGTTCCGCCAGGAGCAGCCGCTGGCCGAGGGCAGCTTCGCGCCCATGGGCTCCCTGCAGCCAGACGCGGGCAACGGGAGCTGGAACGGGACTGAGGCGCCAGGGGGCGGCACCAGGGCCACCCCCTACTCCCTGCAGGTGACGCTGACGCTGGTGTGCCTGGCCGGCCTGCTTATGCTGCTCACCGTGTTCGGCAACGTGCTCGTCATCATCGCCGTGTTCACAAGCCGCGCGCTCAAGGCGCCCCAGAACCTCTTCCTCGTGTCTCTGGCCTCGGCCGACATCCTGGTGGCCACGCTTGTCATCCCTTTCTCGCTGGCCAACGAGGTCATGGGCTACTGGTACTTTGGCAAGGCGTGGTGTGAGATCTACCTGGCCCTCGACGTGCTCTTCTGCACGTCGTCCATCGCGCACCTGTGCGCCATCAGCCTGGATCGCTACTGGTCCATCACGCAGGCCATCGAATACAACCTGAAGCGCACTCCACGCCGCATCAAGACCATCATTATCACCTTGTGGGTCATCTCGGCCGTCATCTCCTTCCCGCCGCTCATCTCCATCAAGAAGAAGGGCGGCGGCGGCGACCAGCAGCCTGCAGAGCCGCGCTGCGAGATCAACGACCAGAAGTGGTACGTCATCTCGTCGTGCATCTGCTCCTTCTTCGCGCCCTGCCTCATCATGATCCTGGTCTACGTGCGCATCTACCAGATCGCCAAGCGCCGCACCCGCGTGCCGCCCAGCCGCCGGGGCCCGGATGCCGCCGCCGCGCCGCCGGGGGGCGCCGAGCGCAGGCCCAACGGCCTGGGTCCGGAGCGCGGCGTGGGGCCCGTGGGCGCCGAGGTCGAGCCGCTGCCCGCCCAGCTTAACGGTGCCCCCGGGGAGCCGGCGCCGTCAGGGCCACGCGACACCGACGCGCTGGACCTGGAGGAGAGCTCGTCGTCCGAGCACGCCGAGCGGCCCCCGGGACCCCGCAGGTCCGATCGCGGCCCCCGGGCCAAGGGCAAGGCCCGGGCGAGCCAGGTGAAGCCCGGAGACAGCGTGCCGCGGCGCGGGCCGGGGGCGACGGGGCCGGGGGCGCAGGCGGCCGGGCCCGGGGAGGAGCGCAGCGGGGGCGCCAAGGCGTCGCGCTGGCGCGGGCGGCAGAACCGCGAGAAGCGCTTCACGTTCGTGCTGGCCGTGGTCATCGGCGTGTTCGTGGTGTGCTGGTTCCCCTTCTTCTTCACCTACACGCTCACGGCCGTCGGCTGCTCCGTGCCGCGCACGCTCTTCAAGTTCTTCTTCTGGTTCGGCTACTGCAACAGCTCTCTGAACCCGGTCATCTACACCATCTTCAACCACGACTTCCGCCGCGCCTTCAAGAAGATCCTCTGCCGCGGGGACAGGAAGCGGATCGTGTGA